CCCGGGAGGGTCTGGAGAATGTCCCGCCTGGGCGGGATCTGCGCTGGGACGGGGACCAAGGCGCCGCCACCGAGCGCCttccccccgcccccctccGGCCGCAGGGTGGTTCGGTCCCCCCGGCGCGCGCCCCTTCGGCCGGGCGCGCCCATCTCcgtgaggggggggggggggcgggagAGGGGCTAAGGAGAAGATGCGGTGACGGGATCCCCTCGCGCCGCCTCTCACCGTTGAAATCCCCGGTGTCGGCCACCACCGTGGTGTGGTGCTTGAGCTGGTCCAGCGCCGACTCCATCTTCTGCCGCTTCACGGGGGACACCGACATGTCCGCGGCTCTGGGGGCTCGCGCGCCTATAAGGGACGGTGCGTGCCCGGAGGGGACCGGCCTGCGCGCGCACCCGCGGCCCGCGCGCTCCCGCGCCAatcccagcccggccgggcggCAGCGCCAATCGGGAGCGCGGACACGAGACGGACGCGGCCGGGAGGAGCCGGGGCGGGGCAGCGGGAGGGAGAGCGATTCTGATTGGCTGGCTCGTGGTCCTGGGGTCGGGACGGGCGGTCGCCTTGGCGACCCTGACGCCGCCattgtccccagcagagcttGTCCGGGGCTCTGCCGGCCCCGGGACCTCCCGGCCCCGGGATCTCCGGTCCTCAGAACCACCCGGGGGTCTTCCCCACGGCCGGCACggcgcccggcccgcccccaAGCCACCCGTCTCTCATGGCCGCGCGGGGCCCGGGCGCCGCCGGTGCCGCAAGATGGCGGCGGGCAGGCCCTGAGGGGAGGCGGCCGTGAGGGAAGGCTCGGAGCcgcggcggcgctgccccgcTGCAGGAGCTCAGCGCTCTGTGCTCCCTCCCCTGCCGTCGTGACAAGGCTCGAAATGGCTTGTcgggcacagctccagccgcTGAGAGAGCCCCCGACCCAGCAGGGCAGCTGTTTTGGGCTCTTGGTTTGCATAAACTCTATTTAGGCTGTAGAGGATGTGATCTTGTTAGTGTTGTTGTTCACCTGAGACAGAGGATGGCCGGCCCTTGGCTGGAAATGTCGGAGAATCTGTCGCTTGGCTGTGTCACAGGGTTATGTTATTCCCTCTTTCTGTATTGTTCCACTTGGGACAGCTGCCACAGAAGTTCCCCTTCCTGACAGGCAAGAATGTGCTTTTGTACGACCTTTTCATGTTTTGCCCAGCCCAAGAAAGAATAATGCAAAGAAGCTTTAGGTTTAAGTGCTGTTTGAATTGAAACAGGTTCGTACTGTCTCTGGtttctttgccaaggaataGGAGAGCTTCCCCTGTgagtcatggaatcacagattcccagactggtttgagctggaagggactttaaagaccatccagttccaccccctgccatgggtggaacatcttccactagaccagacaAGAAAAGGAGTTCAGCTTGCAGCTCTTCTGGTACCTAATTCTTATGATGTGTGAGATTTTCAcctctgtttttaaaacacatctaTCCAGGCCATAACACCCTTCCTGTTGAATGTCAGTCCCCAAACCCAAAAGGAAATGTGTGGTTTCAGACATTTTGCTGAGTTTCTGAGACTGTCAGTGACAAACCATTATGAAAACCCAGTGAAAGAGACGGAGATGGATTTATAAGTATAACTTAACTATTTTAATAACTCTTGTACAGTGCATGGTTATATCATTGTCTCCTTCGCTCAGTTACATCAATGTACAGTACTTTATAGCAGTGTCTGCAGGCAGTACAAACAGATCAGGTGCACAGCTCAGTCGCATGGAAATTTGTAAAAGTGACCTCTGCAATAAGGTCTGCTGAGATATCTGTTTTAGGAAGTGCTCCTGTGGCTCCCAGCTTTACGGAGCTGTCGTGTACACTCCTGTTAAAATCCCAGGTAACTGTAATTCCCTGTGATTTGCTTTCCTCTACACCCCAGGACTAGAAGGTGGGGTGTTTCCTAGCtcaacatttgtttttattttcattttagaaactTTTTGCCTCCTGTGCTTGCCATCCTGCTTCCCTTCTCCACCCTAATCCAGAGCCAGGGCTTCTCAGGAGGATTGTCCTCTTCATCCTTCCCTGGCAAGGTGAGTGCCCTTCTCagatcccagcagggctgtgactAAACCCAGGATCCCCCTCCTGCCTGCACCCTAATTCTGCTGGTGCCAGCAGTGTGCTCTtccaaatgaagaaaacagattATCCATCGGAGACACTTAAGAATAAAGCCAAAACTGAGGTGCACTGGTGCTCTCAGATTTAGACACGAGTTCCCCAGACGCTGTGTTAAAGCTTTTTCTATTAAATGTGCAAGGACAGACACAAATTTGGGCAAAGACTCAGCACGtgctgagagagaaaacccaactgtccctgggctgtggcagctctggagctgtgttTGCTTCACTGCTTTGCAATCAGGTTGGTCTGTCAGTTAAATAGAGATAGAAATGCAATGTGCCAAACTTGCTGTGGACAGGAACTACTCTGCTTGCTTGAGTTTTGAAATTGTGAGTAAATTTTGGAAGCATAATCACTAATTCTGCCTCTAGGGAGAGAGATTTTCCTCACCCCCTATTTACAGATTGTTATATACAAATGAACATAACtatgaaggaaaacaggaagtCAAGAGCAACACCCTGTgctaaattagattttttttcttgtgcccATTTATTTGGAGTTAAACCTGCCTTTCCCAGTGTGTTTTGGGTTTCAGCTATTTGGGAATCATTTCAGCTGACATTTTACAGTGAAAACCTGAAGGTGGGGACAAGTGCCCAACActctgggaagggctgtgggTGTGCCTGGGATGGGAGCAAATGGTCAGGGTTTATCTTCTCCTGGATTGAGGCCGGCTTTGGCAGCACCACAACATTCCAGTGCAGGATCAGTggcccagggaagggctgcacagctgccctgagcccaggcCTGTGCATCAGCAGCAGTGGGCAGGTGGAACTCGCCTGTGTCCACATTCAGATCCCTTTGTTTGTCACTCCTGCTCATTTCTAGGCACTGAGAGCTCATTTCAGCTGTTCAGAGACAGCACTAACTGGTCTGTGGATTTAAGGAAGCAGCCAGACTTTGGGAATGTGTGTTGCCATTCCAGCCTTGTCCaatgaggggacacagggggacaggagggggacAGGGAGTTGTCACCGGGCCTGTGCTCTTGGgctcaggggacacctgcactgaggaggaaatggaaatggggCTGCCTTAGGTTGCCCAGAGGGGTCGTtactccccatccctggaagtgtccaaggccaggctggacaggattTGAACAGCTTTGCCTTGTGAaaggcgtccctgcccatgaTGGGGGAtggaacaggatgagctttaatgtccTTTCCTTACACCCAAACCACTGCAGGGCTCCAAAGCCTTATTGCCGTGGTGCAGGCTCCAGGCCTTGAGGCTGGCCTCTCCTGAGCTGTGTGCCACGCCTGCCCTGCCAGCGagggggtgggagcagggacagccctcGGAGAAAAGCTTTGGGGGTCTTTGAATGCAGCCCTTGTCGTACATCCAGCCCCGTGTGAATCCTGCTCTGATCGCATGCACGGAAAATTTCAGTATAAAATATatagttataaaaaaaatacttcatgcAAAATTAAAACACCTTTCCCAGTGGGATATGGTCTTATTGTCAACCCCCCCCAACAGTGTTCGAGGAATTGTCACTCTGATGGCAGCTGGACCCCAAggggagctctgctgcctccgGCCTGGGCCGGGAATCATTGctttcattccctttttttctgtactaCTTAGGGCTAAGAGCTGAAATAAAGCAGAGAGACTTTAATTAGCAGAATCAATCCTTTCCTGGCGGCGCTTCATGATTTCTTGGAGCTCTGActcccctctgcttttctggaatggaaacaaaacaggaaGTTTGGATTTGAATTTCAAGCTGTAGTTAAATGACAGTATTTAATGAATGCTGTAGGAGTAGAGCTAGTTTCAAAGGGATAGGTGATACCAGTTAAAAGCAGATTAATTAGTGGAAACAGGGATCTTATGGATTTGGGGCCTTTTAGCTTAAAAGACACTTCAGAATTCTTACATGTGTTTTATTGCTGGTGTAGATTTTAgttgtgttgggttttgttcattttttttcaattgtatTTCTTAAAATGCCTGTTTAATGAGCTATCTGACACTGCTGGTACAGCCCCCCATTCCATCAGGAATTATCCAGAAAAACACTTACCTCCAGCTGGTTTTTCTCCACCGTGATCTTGCTGTACACTCTGTTTCCCTCATCACCACACACCTTCTTCAGCTCCTCTCTATTGAGGGAGAAGAGCTGAGCTCCAGTGAGGATGCCCAGGTGTTCCACGGTCCTGGGGAGACACAAAGTGGGGAGATGATGGTTGTGCTGCACGTGGCCCCATGCCAGAGGTGAGGAGTGGGAGAtgggaggctgggagctgcactggGATCGTATCACAgggccctggggctgtgccagggtggCAGCTGTGATTCCAGTGGCATTTCGGGCTGTGGGTTTAGTTCGttgattatttttctccaagaaaatGTTTATAGGAAAAAGAGGGAGTGAGTCTGGGCTCTGAATATCCTGGTTATAGAGCCTGGATTTAACAGGATTGAAATCTAATTTACAACACAGGCTCTGTAAGTAAATCCCAGTGACTTGTCCCAGGTGAGATGGTGCCAgcctcctcccagctccttctccagggaagGACGAGTGTTTCATGTGGCAGTAGAGCAAATCTTACTCTTTGCTGAATGACTTGGCCTCCAGCCAGGCTTTGACTTCTTCAGTGCTGGATTCAAAGGTGAGGGGCACAAAAACTTGCTGAGGCTTTTCCACTTTGAAATTCCTGTGGGGAGGCTGAATTTTCTTGTTTGTGATCTTCTTTAGCAGCTCGTCGTTCAGCTCATCCATTTGGTGAATAAGTTCTGTAGAAACAGGTAGGGAATGAAATCAAATCTTCAgtcaaaaatcccattaaatgtGTTTGTGGGGAAATTGGATGGAAAATGGGGGTGTGGCTCAGCATTTTTATTAACTCTGTAAATACAGCCCTGGAGAGTGCTTACTTTTGTATTTTAGCTCTAAAGAACGAGATTAAGTTCTCTGTTGGAGCAGTAGGGTGAGCGATGACATTTGGACCTTCAGAGTACCATCAGGAACAAATGTCTACTGGGAGTTCACTGCGGTTTTGGAGTCTGGAGGGCCCTAGAGGGGAGTGGGGGATCTCTCCTTTCCCCCTGAGCCAAGAGTCTCCCTTCAGCTTTTGAAACCTCACTTTCTCTTTGGGAAAAACTGATTTCTGCAGTTCTTCTACgggatggaggagaggagggatcACACAATCCCAGTCAAGGGATCTAAAACGCTGCTTTATGGTTTCTTGCAGTGTGACTGGGGAGAGAACCTCCCTTTCAACTGTTTTGTGAACAAATTTACAGTGGGACCAGTTGTTTCTCATGTGTCTAACTCACCCTGTTCCTCCTGCCCCATGCCAAGGACATAAAACCCCTCAACACCCACCACCTTCTGCTCCAGGTGTGCTCAGGGGTGTGAACTGATCTGGCAGAGTCTTTGCTCCCCAGCGGTGCTCTCAAGTGGTGACAAGGGACAGGCTCCCGTTCCCTGAGGGCTGGTGTTGGTGTTGGGGTTTTGCTTCAGTTTGTCATCTTCCTTGGTTTGAGTTATTTAGTTCCCTTTGGGCTGGTGAAATAAGGGAACTGCCCTGCAAACTTCACAGCAAGAGGGGAAAATCCCAGCCCCCATGAGGCAGCAGATGCTGGGGGGGGATGGACTTTGTGTTTCCGAGAACCATGTTCCCATTCTCCTGTGACCCTCTgttcccatttattttcctcccaTCACCTCTTGGCTGTTGCCTGATGTGGAAGGGCAGATCTGTGAGAATCTACAATTGGAGAGTTGGGATTGAGACCTTTTCAGTCTTCTCTGCTACTTCTAGTCAGTGATTTGCagatcccagagctgcagattTTGCTCCACAGCGGAAGAGAAGCGTCAGGAAGCACAAACTGGGAGTG
The window above is part of the Vidua macroura isolate BioBank_ID:100142 chromosome 6, ASM2450914v1, whole genome shotgun sequence genome. Proteins encoded here:
- the LOC128809053 gene encoding epidermal growth factor receptor kinase substrate 8-like protein 2: MDELNDELLKKITNKKIQPPHRNFKVEKPQQVFVPLTFESSTEEVKAWLEAKSFSKETVEHLGILTGAQLFSLNREELKKVCGDEGNRVYSKITVEKNQLEKSRGESELQEIMKRRQERIDSAN